A genomic segment from Papilio machaon chromosome 10, ilPapMach1.1, whole genome shotgun sequence encodes:
- the LOC106718045 gene encoding uncharacterized protein LOC106718045 — protein sequence MKKTDATKSVLDINSGHTDCPFREFRDSELSVDSWGLGPLDYKSTLRLAKGVSRTHTEHVWVDSQIQPLPRSVMKRLHGWVRAEDLAQTLWEAEVTIFDDNNGGSMSVSDIQFAYYPVLQMSSFCRKVLSYCYILERAEDFTVEHQWENFVFSIPPEGWRARYHIYSPGLKYGGGQQHRPTLSKNGCYLVRLYYIGAWRCVWVSDQIPVDAMDCPLLPFAPFFSQNAKQSTQTKPPVPFMSNPTVHLWPLLLCKALLKLAAPSMEDVDSSFTEDQVLAEFDILHALTGALNLTYNYDDADRLWKLITSEVPLFSWDDDDDTLASTIRPKAKKPNVKETAVFRHRSITSIFIKDTREFPPYYLPGITPAFEMSLLVTMARDLPIKKPLPEPEVAPWKHYRWVDWARNHGLYEAYDCPRTKFVKLNGLLKLSQAPHLLDVQSTDSITFGFREEQARTNPAVRKPSKAGKEVTRSFTNHTMSPQLKEELREWVKFDMIMNVLKNISILCYPSMFQLSSIASNPPIRITKAPPNKQLDIPASKTSPLYLQIDGPEENVLKVSCGMLHPRVFLHAGLPIDCYVEPGYVLIEKFKWFEDCELPKPKVYLQTRGYDATEVSFEPGRHFCRLWVHSRVPWHVMTMSESTICVGTRDVIQAAAVRECPWASRFLSALGLAFQNFVRISKSATVLNTFDKDFYRSYQPDLDWNIQEVGYDKRLLHWMFRQALQSTLKKKLAPYEYRLVCIFLQRYLKDPDFGLSKDITPYVSTTQWLANDPCDCMPETEELVLYRFQYTEITPEDIGTESFRQTICETAEETLSCGHLKTIREMKIRRHEAAKKIQALWRGFRTRKIIDARETVTPEIVKYLMDNAFGNLEALSGLMNEFFIMFPGTKNAYSVASALTGTFGLKQHTGSAHVSPKCVWIPFFQVVFYCHGPVKIHFDLQSVIGTIKINSIIEVYDNDTKTLLPQAYNTHFTYNFNPNIKGYTIIGHGSLKQSLNINTEAHWQLNVMSNIANIFHVCDNDVDGCKEQSVPSATKVHIEEIYLPNQRNILGGLQISVHKQETICFRASVTSPDLEIVAILKTKNRSGQTQEVARYTGRGELYWPYIRLQGEQRPTHKITLLTNTSPGDSSVRTTRSVRGSKPTTGSLKHRSTFKIRDPSLTRDINTYIIEVRASKGWPLTIPQWRRVIEIQSQSGYKDIHRKTLREKQSFQSSLKEKRDSPRVNDPLPGDAYVEMECSLIAESGATACRDDSRELEFIAIARSWDAKDPGRNLRGAKIRKEFREEYLDLPTPPVTEIVEGKFNEVIICILRVLDASNNDNQLHEWMSDFVFTDESQDASSSRQLPTPASSSPGLKKDEHKTSSKSLEVKDGAKYLTMPDVLKDKFKPLDFIPLCTREQTEEESIVITPEMTEASRRARDAQMVAAIERMNQLQAYYEANILEVQKTRCDILEKLFVDSQWTQGLSEALEARDLTLTTVESNKNASLTRRKHESKTK from the exons GTGGAGCATCAATGGGAGAACTTCGTATTTAGCATACCACCAGAGGGCTGGCGAGCACGCTATCACATTTACTCGCCAGGCTTGAAATATGGCGGTGGACAGCAACATCGTCCTACTTTATCAAAAAACG GCTGCTACCTCGTCAGATTATACTATATCGGTGCTTGGCGCTGCGTGTGGGTGAGCGACCAGATTCCAGTCGATGCGATGGATTGCCCGCTGCTGCCTTTTGCACCGTTCTTCAGTCAGAACGCAAAACAGTCAACTCAGACTAAACCACCAGTTCCCTTTATGTCCAACCCTACTGTTCACCTGTGGCCCCTATTGTTATGCAAG GCCCTGTTGAAACTGGCTGCTCCTAGCATGGAAGATGTGGATTCTTCTTTCACTGAAGATCAAGTCCTTGCTGAATTTGACATCCTACATGCACTCACTGGGGCTTTGAATTTGACTTACAACTATGATG ATGCTGATCGACTATGGAAACTAATTACTTCAGAAGTACCACTTTTTTCATGGGATGACGACGATGATACCCTAGCAAGCACCATCAGGCCTAAAGCAAAGAAGCCCAATGTAAAGGAAACGGCAGTTTTTAGG CATAGGTCAATTAcatcaattttcattaaagaCACGAGAGAATTTCCCCCATATTACTTACCTGGTATAACACCAGCTTTTGAGATGAGTCTACTGGTGACTATGGCGAGAGACTTGCCGATAAAGAAACCATTGCCAGAGCCAG AGGTTGCTCCATGGAAACACTATAGATGGGTAGATTGGGCTCGGAATCACGGTTTGTACGAAGCTTATGATTGTCCTAGAACGaagtttgttaaattaaatggcTTACTGAAACTATCGCAGGCCCCTCACTTGTTGGATGTTCAGAGTACTGATTCG ATAACATTTGGTTTCCGAGAAGAACAAGCTCGAACTAACCCTGCGGTAAGGAAACCTTC GAAGGCTGGTAAAGAAGTTACCCGATCATTTACGAATCATACGATGTCTCCACAACTCAAAGAAGAGTTACGCGAATGGGTTAAATTTGATatg ATAATGAACGTCTTGAAGAACATAAGTATCCTATGCTATCCGTCGATGTTTCAACTTAGTTCCATAGCCAGCAATCCTCCGATCCGCATTACGAAGGCGCCTCCAAACAAACAGCTTGATATCCCCGCATCTAAAACATCACCACTATATCTTCAGATAGATGGACCTGAAGAAAATGTACTAAAAGTATCTTGCGGTATGCTTCATCCCCGAGTATTTCTTCATGCAGGTCTACCAATAGACTGCTACGTAGAACCTGGTTATGTGCTTATAGAGAAATTCAAGTGGTTCGAAGACTGTGAACTACCAAAACCAAAAGTCTATTTACAGACTCGAGGATacgatgcaacggaagtgtcatTTGAGCCGGGGAGACATTTTTGTAg ATTATGGGTTCATTCGAGAGTTCCATGGCACGTGATGACAATGAGTGAATCTACAATATGTGTGGGCACACGTGACGTTATCCAAGCAGCCGCAGTGCGCGAGTGTCCGTGGGCGTCAAGGTTCCTAAGCGCCCTTGGCTTGGCTTTCCAGAACTTTGTTCGGATAAGTAAATCTGCTACAGTTTTGAATACATTCGATAAGGACTTTTACAG GTCCTACCAACCTGACTTGGATTGGAACATTCAAGAAGTTGGTTACGACAAACGTCTACTTCATTGGATGTTCCGTCAGGCGTTACAATCAACGCTGAAGAAAAAACTTGCTCCATACGAATATCGTTTAGTTTGTATATTTCTTCAACGTTATTTGAAGGATCCTGATTTTGGACTATCCAAGGACATAACACCTTATGTATCAACTACTCAATGGTTGGCCAACGACCCGTGCGACTGTATGCCGGAAACTGAGGAATTAGTACTTTACAGATTTCAATATACTGAAATT aCACCTGAAGATATAGGCACTGAATCATTTAGGCAAACCATCTGCGAAACAGCTGAAGAGACTTTATCGTGTGGCCATCTAAAAACCATTAGAGAGATGAAAATAAGGCGGCATGAAGCGGCGAAAAAGATACAAGCGCTTTGGAGAGGATTTAGGACAAGGAAAATTATTGATGCTCGCGAAACTGTGACGCCAGAGATCGTGAAATAT cTAATGGATAATGCGTTTGGTAATCTGGAAGCTTTATCAGGGTTGATGAATGAATTCTTCATTATGTTCCCTGGTACAAAAAACGCATACTCCGTAGCCTCTGCATTGACCGGGACTTTTGGTTTGAAGCAACACACTGGCTCTGCTCATGTTTCTCCAAAATGTGTCTGGATTCCTTTCTTTCAAGTGGTGTTCTATTGCCACGGTCCTGTTAAAATCCATTTCGATCTCCAAAGTGTAATTggaactattaaaattaattctatcaTAGAAGTTTATGATAACGATACAAAAACACTGCTACCACAAGCGTATAATACACATTtcacttataattttaatccaaATATTAAAGG gTATACTATAATCGGTCATGGATCTCTGAAACAATCACTTAACATCAACACCGAGGCCCATTGGCAATTGAATGTAATGTCCAACATTGCCAACATCTTTCACGTATGTGATAATGATGTCGATGGTTGCAAGGAACAGTCTGTACCCTCGGCTACAAAAGTACATATAGAGGAAATATATCTTCCCAatcaaagaaacattttagGTGGCCTACAAATTTCTGTACACAAACAAGAAACGATTTGTTTTAGAGCATCAGTAACAAGTCCGGAT CTAGAAATAGTAGCTATACTTAAAACGAAGAATCGTAGCGGTCAAACACAAGAAGTGGCGAGATACACTGGCAGAGGAGAGTTGTACTGGCCGTATATCAGACTGCAAGGGGAACAGAGACCTACGCATAAAATTACCTTACTCACAAATACG tCTCCTGGCGATTCAAGTGTGCGTACGACACGTAGTGTGAGAGGTAGTAAACCTACAACCGGGTCACTCAAACATAGATCAACTTTCAAG attCGAGACCCCAGTCTAACACGGgatataaatacttatataatagA AGTCCGAGCATCAAAAGGATGGCCACTAACAATACCACAGTGGAGAAGGGTCATCGAAATTCAAAGTCAATCGGGTTATAAAGATATACACAGAAaaacattaagagaaaag CAATCATTTCAATCAAGTCTGAAGGAGAAGCGAGACAGTCCGAGGGTGAACGATCCACTGCCCGGCGATGCGTACGTTGAGATGGAGTGCTCGCTGATCGCTGAATCCGGGGCGACGGCATGTCGTGACGATTCTAGAGAACTAGAGTTTATTGCTATAGCGAGGTCCTGGGATGCCAAAGACCCTGGTAGGAACTTGAGAGGTGCAAAGATTAG AAAAGAATTTCGAGAGGAATACCTTGATTTGCCAACACCACCTGTTACTGAAATTGTTGAAGGGAAGTTCAACGAggttattatttgtatattaagaGTGTTAGACGCCAGCAATAACGAcaatcagttgcacgaatgg ATGTCTGATTTTGTCTTCACTGACGAAAGCCAGG ATGCTTCATCAAGTCGACAACTTCCAACCCCAGCTTCTAGTTCTCCTG GACTTAAAAAGGATGAGCATAAAACTTCAAGTAAATCGTTAGAGGTTAAGGATGGAGCTAAATATCTGACCATGCCAGATGTATTGAAAGACAAATTCAAGCCTCTAGATTTTATACCTCTATGTACGAGAGAACAAACTGAAGAAGAAAg tattgttATAACACCAGAAATGACAGAAGCATCGAGACGGGCCCGCGACGCGCAGATGGTGGCTGCGATAGAGCGCATGAATCAACTCCAAGCTTATTACGAGGCCAATATATTAGAAGTGCAGAAGACGCGATGCGATATACttgaaaaactttttgttg ATTCACAATGGACCCAGGGTTTAAGTGAAGCGTTAGAGGCTAGGGATCTTACTCTGACCACGGTTGAATCGAACAAAAATGCCTCTCTCACACGCAGGAAGCATGAATCGAAAACAAAATAG